The following are encoded together in the Oreochromis aureus strain Israel breed Guangdong linkage group 18, ZZ_aureus, whole genome shotgun sequence genome:
- the dpydb gene encoding dihydropyrimidine dehydrogenase [NADP(+)] isoform X1 produces MLSKALPDIESILALNPRVKNHAQIISTASKKKEKKHWKRNPERNCGSCVKLENNFDDIKHTTLSERGALREALRCLKCADAPCQKSCPTNLDIKSFITSISNKNYYGAARAILSDNPLGLTCGMVCPTSELCVGGCNLYASEEGPINIGGLQQFATEVFSKMGIPQIRNPELPPSNEMPESYHTPIALIGCGPASISCASFLARLGYDNITIFEKQKYTGGLSMSEIPQFRLPYEVVQFEINLMKDLGVKVVCEKGLGVNGMTLKSLKEDGFKAVFIGIGLPQANRAEIFKGLTVDQGFFTSKDFLPMVASASKKGMCQCRSSLPELKGVVIVLGAGDTAFDCATSALRCGAKRVYVCFRRGFTNIRAVPEEMELAKEEQCEFLPFLSPREVIMKNGHVAGLQFCRTEQTKEGDWVEDEEQIVRLKADYIISAFGSMLNEPQVTEAMTPVKLSRWGTPEVNTDTMQTSEPWVFAGGDIAGLANTTVESVNDGKQASWHIHRYIQSLHGQTIDPVPKLPLFYSAIDQVDLSIEVCGIKFPNPFGLASAPPTTSTAMIRRAFEQGWGFALTKTFGLDKDLVTNVSPRIVRGTTSGPLYGPGLGSFLNIELISEKTAAYWCQSVAELKKDFPNNVVISSIMCGYNKEDWTELAKMAEESGADALELNLSCPHGMGERGMGLACGQDPVLVRNICRWVREAISIPFFAKLTPNVTNIVDIAKAAHEGGADGVTATNTVSGLMGLKADGSPWPSVGLEKRTTYGGISGNAIRPITLRAVSAIARAIPGFPILATGGIDSAESGLQFLHAGASLLQVCSAVQNQDFTLIEDYCVGLKALLYLKSLELKDWDGQSPPTERHQKGKPAPRLESLVGKSLPSFGPYLQEKTEAIAACKKLLLDAGETDVVESNVSRVNVPQKPVPPVKDVIARALRHIGAYQELNNMEQVQALIDEEMCINCGKCYMTCNDSGYQAITFDPETHLPSVTDSCTGCTLCLSVCPIIDCIKMVKRKTAYKPNRGVPISPVY; encoded by the exons agcATCCTAGCTCTGAATCCAAGGGTGAAGAATCATGCTCAGATCATATCCACAGCCagtaagaagaaagaaaagaaacactggaAGAGGAACCCTGAAAGGAACTGTGGT TCTTGTGTGAAGTTAGAGAACAACTTTGACGACATCAAGCATACAACACTAAGTGAGCGAGGAGCACTACGAGAAGCTCTCAG GTGTCTTAAATGTGCTGATGCTCCCTGTCAGAAGAGCTGCCCAACTAATCTGGACATCAAGTCATTCATTACGAGTATCTCCAATAAG AATTACTATGGGGCAGCGCGTGCCATTCTATCTGACAACCCTCTGGGTTTGACCTGCGGAATGGTTTGTCCCACATCGGAGCTGTGTGTAGGGGGCTGCAACCTGTATGCTTCTGAAGAAGGACCCATTAACATTGGAGGGTTACAGCAGTTTGCTACTGAG GTATTTAGTAAAATGGGCATCCCTCAGATAAGAAACCCCGAACTCCCACCATCCAATGAGATGCCAGAGTCTTACCACACCCCTAtagctctgattggctgtggcCCAGCATCAATTAGTTGTGCTTCTTTCCTGGCCCGTCTGGGATATGATAATATCACCATATTTGAAAAACAGAAGTACACAGGAGGGCTGAG CATGTCAGAAATCCCTCAATTCCGGCTTCCATATGAGGTCGTCCAGTTTGAAATAAACCTGATGAAGGACCTGGGAGTGAAG GTGGTGTGCGAGAAGGGCTTGGGTGTTAATGGAATGACTCTGAAGTCCCTGAAGGAAGACGGATTTAAGGCTGTCTTCATAGGGATTG GTCTCCCACAGGCCAACAGAGCTGAAATCTTCAAGGGTTTAACTGTGGATCAAGGATTCTTCACTTCTAAGGACTTTCTGCCCATGGTGGCCTCTGCCAGCAAGAAAG GTATGTGTCAGTGTCGCTCCTCTCTGCCAGAACTAAAGGGAGTGGTGATAGTTTTGGGGGCCGGTGACACTGCATTTGACTGTGCCACCTCAGCCCTTCGCTGTGGAGCCAAAAGAGTGTATGTCTGTTTCAGGAGGGGATTCACCAACATTAGGGCTGTTCCTGAGGAG ATGGAGTTGGCTAAAGAGGAGCAGTGTGAGTTCCTTCCTTTTCTGTCTCCACGTGAGGTCATTATGAAGAATGGGCATGTTGCTGGGTTACAGTTCTGTCGCACTGAGCAGACTAAGGAAGGTGACTGGGTTGAAGACGAGGAGCAAATTGTCAGACTGAAGGCTGATTACATAATCAGTGCTTTTGGATCCATGTTGAATGAGCCACAAG TGACTGAGGCCATGACGCCTGTGAAGCTGAGTCGCTGGGGTACTCCAGAGGTGAACACAGACACCATGCAGACCAGTGAGCCTTGGGTTTTTGCTGGAGGAGACATCGCTGGTTTGGCAAACACCACAGTGGAGTCAGTGAATGATGGCAAACAAGCCTCATGGCATATtcacagatacatacag TCTCTTCATGGACAAACCATAGACCCAGTTCCAAAGTTGCCATTGTTCTACAGTGCTATAGACCAGGTGGACCTCAGCATTGAAGTTTGTGGAATAAAATTTCCAAATCCGTTCGGCCTGGCCTCTGCTCCTCCTACCACTAGCACAGCCATGATCAGAAGAGCTTTTGAACAAGGATGGGGCTTTGCTCTGACTAAGACATTTGGACTGGATAAG GATCTGGTGACCAATGTGTCTCCTCGAATTGTGCGTGGTACAACATCAGGCCCTCTTTATGGGCCCGGTCTGGGCTCCTTCCTCAACATTGAGCTCATCAGCGAGAAGACAGCAGCCTACTGGTGTCAGTCGGTTGCTGAGCTGAAAAAAGACTTCCCCAACAAC GTGGTGATCTCTAGTATAATGTGTGGTTACAACAAGGAAGACTGGACAGAGCTAGCCAAGATGGCTGAG GAGTCGGGAGCAGATGCTTTGGAGCTGAACCTCTCTTGTCCTCATGGGATGGGAGAGAGAGGCATGGGACTGGCCTGTGGACAG GACCCAGTGCTGGTAAGGAACATCTGTCGCTGGGTCCGTGAAGCCATTTCCATTCCATTCTTTGCCAAACTGACACCAAATGTTACAAATATTGTTGACATCGCCAAGGCAGCCCATGAAG GTGGAGCGGATGGAGTCACAGCCACCAACACGGTCTCAGGTTTAATGGGACTCAAAGCGGATGGCTCTCCCTGGCCAAGTGTTGGTTTGGAAAAACGCACCACATATGGAGGGATATCTG GTAATGCCATCAGGCCCATTACTCTCAGAGCAGTGTCAGCCATCGCCAGAGCAATTCCAGGTTTTCCTATTCTGGCCACCGGGGGTATTGACTCAGCAGAGAGCGGACTACAGTTTCTTCATGCTGGGGCTTCACTGTTACAG GTGTGTAGTGCAGTTCAGAACCAGGACTTCACATTGATTGAGGATTACTGTGTGG GTCTGAAAGCCTTGCTGTACCTAAAGAGCCTAGAGCTAAAGGACTGGGATGGTCAGTCACCTCCAACAGAGAGACATCAGAAGGGAAAACCTGCTCCCAGACTCGAAAGCCTGGTTGGAAAG AGTCTCCCTAGCTTTGGTCCGTACCTTCAGGAGAAGACGGAAGCCATTGCAGCGTGCAAGAAACTGCTCCTAGATGCTGGTGAAACCGATGTGGTGGAATCCAACGTCAGCCGGGTCAACGTGCCCCAGAAGCCTGTTCCTCCAGTCAAG GACGTGATAGCCAGAGCACTGCGCCACATTGGAGCATACCAGGAACTTAACAACATGGAGCAG GTCCAGGCTCTTATAGATGAAGAGATGTGTATCAACTGTGGGAAATGTTACATGACCTGCAATGACTCTGGATACCAG GCTATAACATTCGACCCTGAAACTCATCTTCCATCCGTGACTGACAGCTGCACTGGCTGCACTTTGTGCCTCAGTGTCTGTCCCATCATAGACTGCATCAAGATGGTCAAAAGGAAAACAGCCTACAAACCCAACAGAGGTGTACCTATTAGTCCTGTCTACTAA
- the dpydb gene encoding dihydropyrimidine dehydrogenase [NADP(+)] isoform X2 gives MVCPTSELCVGGCNLYASEEGPINIGGLQQFATEVFSKMGIPQIRNPELPPSNEMPESYHTPIALIGCGPASISCASFLARLGYDNITIFEKQKYTGGLSMSEIPQFRLPYEVVQFEINLMKDLGVKVVCEKGLGVNGMTLKSLKEDGFKAVFIGIGLPQANRAEIFKGLTVDQGFFTSKDFLPMVASASKKGMCQCRSSLPELKGVVIVLGAGDTAFDCATSALRCGAKRVYVCFRRGFTNIRAVPEEMELAKEEQCEFLPFLSPREVIMKNGHVAGLQFCRTEQTKEGDWVEDEEQIVRLKADYIISAFGSMLNEPQVTEAMTPVKLSRWGTPEVNTDTMQTSEPWVFAGGDIAGLANTTVESVNDGKQASWHIHRYIQSLHGQTIDPVPKLPLFYSAIDQVDLSIEVCGIKFPNPFGLASAPPTTSTAMIRRAFEQGWGFALTKTFGLDKDLVTNVSPRIVRGTTSGPLYGPGLGSFLNIELISEKTAAYWCQSVAELKKDFPNNVVISSIMCGYNKEDWTELAKMAEESGADALELNLSCPHGMGERGMGLACGQDPVLVRNICRWVREAISIPFFAKLTPNVTNIVDIAKAAHEGGADGVTATNTVSGLMGLKADGSPWPSVGLEKRTTYGGISGNAIRPITLRAVSAIARAIPGFPILATGGIDSAESGLQFLHAGASLLQVCSAVQNQDFTLIEDYCVGLKALLYLKSLELKDWDGQSPPTERHQKGKPAPRLESLVGKSLPSFGPYLQEKTEAIAACKKLLLDAGETDVVESNVSRVNVPQKPVPPVKDVIARALRHIGAYQELNNMEQVQALIDEEMCINCGKCYMTCNDSGYQAITFDPETHLPSVTDSCTGCTLCLSVCPIIDCIKMVKRKTAYKPNRGVPISPVY, from the exons ATGGTTTGTCCCACATCGGAGCTGTGTGTAGGGGGCTGCAACCTGTATGCTTCTGAAGAAGGACCCATTAACATTGGAGGGTTACAGCAGTTTGCTACTGAG GTATTTAGTAAAATGGGCATCCCTCAGATAAGAAACCCCGAACTCCCACCATCCAATGAGATGCCAGAGTCTTACCACACCCCTAtagctctgattggctgtggcCCAGCATCAATTAGTTGTGCTTCTTTCCTGGCCCGTCTGGGATATGATAATATCACCATATTTGAAAAACAGAAGTACACAGGAGGGCTGAG CATGTCAGAAATCCCTCAATTCCGGCTTCCATATGAGGTCGTCCAGTTTGAAATAAACCTGATGAAGGACCTGGGAGTGAAG GTGGTGTGCGAGAAGGGCTTGGGTGTTAATGGAATGACTCTGAAGTCCCTGAAGGAAGACGGATTTAAGGCTGTCTTCATAGGGATTG GTCTCCCACAGGCCAACAGAGCTGAAATCTTCAAGGGTTTAACTGTGGATCAAGGATTCTTCACTTCTAAGGACTTTCTGCCCATGGTGGCCTCTGCCAGCAAGAAAG GTATGTGTCAGTGTCGCTCCTCTCTGCCAGAACTAAAGGGAGTGGTGATAGTTTTGGGGGCCGGTGACACTGCATTTGACTGTGCCACCTCAGCCCTTCGCTGTGGAGCCAAAAGAGTGTATGTCTGTTTCAGGAGGGGATTCACCAACATTAGGGCTGTTCCTGAGGAG ATGGAGTTGGCTAAAGAGGAGCAGTGTGAGTTCCTTCCTTTTCTGTCTCCACGTGAGGTCATTATGAAGAATGGGCATGTTGCTGGGTTACAGTTCTGTCGCACTGAGCAGACTAAGGAAGGTGACTGGGTTGAAGACGAGGAGCAAATTGTCAGACTGAAGGCTGATTACATAATCAGTGCTTTTGGATCCATGTTGAATGAGCCACAAG TGACTGAGGCCATGACGCCTGTGAAGCTGAGTCGCTGGGGTACTCCAGAGGTGAACACAGACACCATGCAGACCAGTGAGCCTTGGGTTTTTGCTGGAGGAGACATCGCTGGTTTGGCAAACACCACAGTGGAGTCAGTGAATGATGGCAAACAAGCCTCATGGCATATtcacagatacatacag TCTCTTCATGGACAAACCATAGACCCAGTTCCAAAGTTGCCATTGTTCTACAGTGCTATAGACCAGGTGGACCTCAGCATTGAAGTTTGTGGAATAAAATTTCCAAATCCGTTCGGCCTGGCCTCTGCTCCTCCTACCACTAGCACAGCCATGATCAGAAGAGCTTTTGAACAAGGATGGGGCTTTGCTCTGACTAAGACATTTGGACTGGATAAG GATCTGGTGACCAATGTGTCTCCTCGAATTGTGCGTGGTACAACATCAGGCCCTCTTTATGGGCCCGGTCTGGGCTCCTTCCTCAACATTGAGCTCATCAGCGAGAAGACAGCAGCCTACTGGTGTCAGTCGGTTGCTGAGCTGAAAAAAGACTTCCCCAACAAC GTGGTGATCTCTAGTATAATGTGTGGTTACAACAAGGAAGACTGGACAGAGCTAGCCAAGATGGCTGAG GAGTCGGGAGCAGATGCTTTGGAGCTGAACCTCTCTTGTCCTCATGGGATGGGAGAGAGAGGCATGGGACTGGCCTGTGGACAG GACCCAGTGCTGGTAAGGAACATCTGTCGCTGGGTCCGTGAAGCCATTTCCATTCCATTCTTTGCCAAACTGACACCAAATGTTACAAATATTGTTGACATCGCCAAGGCAGCCCATGAAG GTGGAGCGGATGGAGTCACAGCCACCAACACGGTCTCAGGTTTAATGGGACTCAAAGCGGATGGCTCTCCCTGGCCAAGTGTTGGTTTGGAAAAACGCACCACATATGGAGGGATATCTG GTAATGCCATCAGGCCCATTACTCTCAGAGCAGTGTCAGCCATCGCCAGAGCAATTCCAGGTTTTCCTATTCTGGCCACCGGGGGTATTGACTCAGCAGAGAGCGGACTACAGTTTCTTCATGCTGGGGCTTCACTGTTACAG GTGTGTAGTGCAGTTCAGAACCAGGACTTCACATTGATTGAGGATTACTGTGTGG GTCTGAAAGCCTTGCTGTACCTAAAGAGCCTAGAGCTAAAGGACTGGGATGGTCAGTCACCTCCAACAGAGAGACATCAGAAGGGAAAACCTGCTCCCAGACTCGAAAGCCTGGTTGGAAAG AGTCTCCCTAGCTTTGGTCCGTACCTTCAGGAGAAGACGGAAGCCATTGCAGCGTGCAAGAAACTGCTCCTAGATGCTGGTGAAACCGATGTGGTGGAATCCAACGTCAGCCGGGTCAACGTGCCCCAGAAGCCTGTTCCTCCAGTCAAG GACGTGATAGCCAGAGCACTGCGCCACATTGGAGCATACCAGGAACTTAACAACATGGAGCAG GTCCAGGCTCTTATAGATGAAGAGATGTGTATCAACTGTGGGAAATGTTACATGACCTGCAATGACTCTGGATACCAG GCTATAACATTCGACCCTGAAACTCATCTTCCATCCGTGACTGACAGCTGCACTGGCTGCACTTTGTGCCTCAGTGTCTGTCCCATCATAGACTGCATCAAGATGGTCAAAAGGAAAACAGCCTACAAACCCAACAGAGGTGTACCTATTAGTCCTGTCTACTAA